A single Filimonas effusa DNA region contains:
- a CDS encoding glycoside hydrolase family 97 protein: MRSIITIAVLLIACLANAETISSPDKKIVLAFSLSGNGVPYYSLTYKDKPVLKTSRLGLELGDTPSLMDGFTVRQVERTTFDENWTPVWGEEKSIRNHYNELLVTLSQDMPNGRLMRIRFRVFNDGLGFRYEFPEQRSLSHFVVKEELTEFALTGDHKAFWLPGDYDTQEYPTVTSALSQVRSKMNGAITPNASRRPISPTAVQTPLLLKSKDGLYINIHEAALVDYSCMSLELNDTTFVLRSILTPDAVGVKAYMQAPAQTPWRTIIVSDQAGEILQSRLVYNLNEPTKYKDVSWIRPIKYVGVWWEMITGKSTWSYSDTNNVHLGVTNFESLRPNGRHGANTRHVKEYIDFAAENGMDAVLVEGWNVGWEDWFDKHKDYVFDFVTPYPDFDVKELTRYAASKKVKLIMHHETSSAVRNYERHMDSAYKFMVQYGYDAVKSGYVGDILPRGEYHYGQWMVNHYLYALKKAAEYKIMVNAHEAVRPTGLARTYPNLIGNESARGTEYEAFEGNNPDHTTILPFTRLIGGPMDYTPGIFQSDISVYNPSNKMFVHTTLTKQLALYVTMYSPLQMAADFPETYRKFSDAFQFIKDVAVDWDATYILEAEPGDYISIARKAKGKNEWFAGSITDENARVANIKFDFLPAGKDFTAIIYADAKNASFDKNPQAYTIRKIKVNANTVLEQDVAPGGGFAISIK, from the coding sequence TACTCTCTTACTTATAAAGACAAACCAGTTCTCAAAACCAGCCGGCTGGGATTGGAGTTGGGTGATACTCCTTCTCTCATGGATGGATTTACCGTGCGGCAGGTTGAACGGACTACCTTCGACGAAAACTGGACTCCGGTATGGGGGGAAGAGAAAAGCATCAGGAATCACTACAATGAACTGTTGGTTACTTTATCGCAGGATATGCCAAACGGCAGACTTATGCGGATAAGGTTCAGGGTTTTTAACGACGGGCTGGGATTCAGGTATGAGTTTCCGGAACAGCGGTCATTATCGCATTTTGTGGTGAAGGAAGAGTTGACGGAGTTTGCGCTTACCGGTGATCATAAGGCATTTTGGCTGCCGGGTGATTATGATACCCAGGAATATCCTACAGTGACATCGGCGCTTTCACAGGTGAGAAGTAAAATGAATGGTGCTATTACACCCAATGCGTCGAGGAGGCCTATTTCTCCTACTGCCGTACAGACGCCTTTGTTATTAAAAAGTAAAGACGGGCTTTACATTAATATTCATGAAGCGGCGCTGGTAGACTACTCTTGTATGTCGCTCGAACTTAATGATACCACCTTTGTACTGCGATCTATACTCACACCGGATGCCGTTGGGGTTAAGGCGTATATGCAGGCTCCCGCGCAAACGCCCTGGCGGACTATCATAGTTAGTGATCAGGCGGGCGAGATCCTGCAATCGAGGCTGGTGTATAATCTTAACGAGCCAACCAAATACAAAGATGTGTCCTGGATCAGGCCTATCAAATATGTAGGCGTATGGTGGGAAATGATCACAGGTAAGAGCACCTGGTCGTATAGTGATACCAATAATGTGCATTTGGGCGTTACGAACTTTGAAAGCCTGCGTCCTAACGGCAGGCATGGCGCCAATACCAGGCATGTAAAGGAGTATATTGATTTTGCAGCTGAAAATGGTATGGATGCGGTGCTGGTGGAAGGCTGGAACGTGGGATGGGAGGACTGGTTCGACAAACACAAAGACTATGTATTTGACTTTGTAACCCCCTACCCTGACTTTGATGTAAAGGAATTAACCAGGTATGCGGCATCGAAAAAGGTAAAGCTCATTATGCATCATGAAACTTCTTCGGCAGTACGGAATTATGAAAGACATATGGATAGTGCTTACAAGTTCATGGTACAATATGGGTATGATGCGGTGAAAAGCGGCTATGTGGGAGATATTCTGCCAAGGGGTGAATATCATTATGGGCAATGGATGGTGAATCATTACCTGTATGCCCTGAAAAAGGCGGCGGAGTATAAAATCATGGTAAATGCGCATGAGGCTGTTCGTCCTACCGGACTTGCGAGAACCTATCCTAACCTGATAGGTAATGAATCGGCCAGGGGGACTGAATACGAAGCATTTGAAGGCAACAATCCTGATCATACCACTATTCTTCCTTTTACCAGGTTAATTGGCGGGCCGATGGATTATACGCCGGGGATATTTCAATCGGATATCAGCGTTTATAATCCAAGCAACAAGATGTTTGTTCATACGACATTAACGAAGCAACTGGCTTTATACGTTACCATGTACAGCCCTTTGCAAATGGCGGCAGATTTTCCTGAGACATACCGGAAGTTCAGTGATGCTTTTCAATTCATTAAAGATGTGGCTGTGGATTGGGATGCGACTTATATACTTGAGGCAGAACCGGGAGATTATATTTCCATAGCGCGGAAGGCTAAAGGTAAAAATGAATGGTTTGCAGGAAGTATTACTGATGAAAATGCCCGGGTTGCCAACATTAAATTTGACTTTCTGCCTGCAGGGAAAGACTTTACTGCTATTATTTATGCGGATGCGAAGAATGCCAGTTTTGATAAAAATCCACAGGCGTATACGATACGTAAGATAAAGGTAAATGCCAATACGGTGTTGGAACAGGATGTGGCGCCGGGTGGTGG